One window of the Candidatus Kryptoniota bacterium genome contains the following:
- a CDS encoding PAS domain S-box protein — protein MHKKPDDSVLKNAREITYSTLADEKLSRGRLDYISPNVEALLGYKPGDFSANRNLWSSIIHREDIAKVEAQSKKYSGNISIKLEYRVRHRRTGKYRTVEDVINPRLDRKGKRIGVVGSIIDITDREAMKPRRRRERFMDNEFWLNESQRVAKVGSYVYDFSTGEWSGSPTLDGILGLDRSFRKDVESWLQLIHPEDRKSVYTQVRKAYSSSTKSSVEFRIVRWKDKKIRWIWGTGEILRDSRGRPVKMFGTVQDITERKKAEDALQQNEILFHNSFEQSAGGMALVGIDGKFRLVNNRFAEMLGFSKEELLRKTIVSVAHPEEREQAKKSIPAILASGVKNQIIEKRLIRKDGSIIWASISVALIQDLEGKPEYLVANFQDMTERNKFEETLRNERIILRTLIDSLPSAVYVKDRECRARVVNLAAVRNGGMKSESEIIGKTDFDFFPREIAEGFFADDQKVIKEGKPVLDREEYFFDNEGKKHWQLTSKVPLCDETGKVVGLVGVGTDITERKLEEEQHQRERILLRTLVDNLPNAVFVKDKEYRKVIANPAHIRRVGLSTGHDITSESEILGKTDFEVYPKHLAEEFFIDDQKVIRDGQSVINREQFGVDPSGYKRWELISKLPLRDEKGEIIGLVGITSEITKQKSVEEALERERILLKTLIDNLPSAIFAKDREYRKIIVNPAHVKRVGLSVGPKAEAEILGKTDFDIYPIDLAEGYFNEDLEIVEEGRQVLNRESLNIDKNGERHWDLISKIPFRNSEGKIAGMVGITTDITSLKAAEESLLRERTLLRTLIDNLPSAVFVKDRSYRKTVVNPVHVKDVRAHLESIGVESSIDIVGKTDFDVYPAELAEKFMIDDRMVLEEGVPVVNKEETAFDSRGEQNWTLVSKIPLRDDQGNISGLLGITTDITAFKRAQESQQRERTLMRTLIDHLPNAIFAKDKNLRKILVNPAHVKRMAAHIGPITEEQLLGKTDFEVCPPDIADAYFKDDQRMMRDGIADLNRELYETDANGQKHWELISKIPIRDSNREIVGIVGISTDITALREAEEALRKSEAELRTLFASMKDVVFVVDGEGRYLEVAPTDPTLLYRPPHVLLGRTLYEIFPKDQADSFLAVIREALRSGDLQSTEYSLELSGSTVWFDASVSRMADNRVLWVARDITRRRTAEDALRRSEETLARIASSIDDVIYSLDGKTGEFAYISPAFERKFGYSLSDVLKMGGRWAFISNVIMREDVPLIDPVVTVMQEQVLDDVPVWENWWRCKDGTLLFIEDHSVPTYENGKLVRVDGVLRDVTEKKSAEDAKQRERILLRTLIDNFPHAIYVKDSNYKTIIANPASLKYTGLPSEADVIGKTDFDVYPLEEAEKFFTDDQKVIRDGQPVLNREESLIDVEGKKHWLLTSKIPLRDQNGAITGLVGVGMDVTERKMIDEALRQSEAELRALFNSMNDVILVLGRDGKFLKAAPAKDTLLYRPAAEIVGKTNREIFPKEQSDFFMSIIEKTLATNTAQNVEYAINIRGKEKWRAAAVSPMSEDSVLWVARDITERKQMEREITESERKYRELVENALVGVYKTTVDGEFIYANKAMADILEYDSPQMMMSASLPKLYKSVREWESFTEDLKKDGKTGKSKEFEFITRTGKIRNVLLSASFDGDVVSGMVKDITEIRTLERQFIQTQKLEGLGNIAAGIAHDFNNILGVILGYSELLGQGTYEIQKFDRGIKAITKAADRGKSLVQQLLTFARKTETTFESINLNEIIGETERLIEETFPKTIEITTDCRSDIPLVMADSTQIQQVLLNLCVNSRDAMSKGGTLTIGTRTVHGKTLEERHFAAADKEYVEVRISDTGSGMDKMTRQHIFEPFFTTKDVGKGTGLGLSVVYGIVESHRGFIDVASELGKGTDVFVYFPAQREGASGSELVKEMAEDFPTGKGTVLVIEDEEMLRDLLTTILTSKGYEVILSHDGEEGIETFRREKDRIAVVISDLGLPKMSGESVVSAVKEINPHARVVIASGFIDPEVKASLEKIGVDQFIQKPYKAAEVFRAVRDAIADSGFKGEH, from the coding sequence ATGCATAAGAAACCGGACGATTCTGTTCTGAAAAACGCCAGAGAGATTACCTACTCTACCCTGGCGGACGAGAAACTTTCCAGAGGACGACTCGATTACATAAGTCCGAATGTCGAAGCACTCCTCGGCTACAAGCCGGGCGACTTCTCAGCTAATCGGAATCTCTGGTCGTCAATAATCCATCGGGAGGATATCGCGAAAGTCGAAGCGCAGTCGAAGAAATATTCCGGCAACATCTCTATTAAGCTCGAATACCGTGTGCGTCACAGGAGAACTGGCAAGTACCGAACTGTCGAAGATGTGATCAATCCGCGATTAGATAGAAAAGGGAAACGTATAGGTGTTGTAGGATCGATTATCGATATTACGGACCGCGAGGCAATGAAGCCTCGTCGTCGACGGGAACGGTTCATGGACAACGAATTCTGGCTCAATGAATCGCAACGTGTGGCGAAGGTCGGCTCATACGTGTACGATTTTTCCACGGGAGAGTGGTCGGGATCGCCGACCCTCGACGGAATACTCGGCCTGGACAGATCCTTCAGGAAAGATGTGGAGAGCTGGCTGCAACTGATTCACCCTGAAGACAGAAAGTCAGTTTACACTCAAGTCAGGAAGGCATATTCGTCAAGCACCAAGTCGAGTGTCGAGTTCAGAATTGTCCGGTGGAAAGATAAGAAGATACGCTGGATCTGGGGAACAGGGGAGATCTTGAGAGATTCAAGAGGACGACCGGTTAAAATGTTCGGAACTGTTCAGGACATAACTGAAAGGAAAAAAGCGGAAGACGCTCTCCAGCAGAACGAGATACTCTTTCATAACTCGTTCGAGCAGTCCGCCGGTGGAATGGCACTTGTCGGGATCGATGGAAAGTTCCGGCTGGTGAACAATAGATTTGCCGAGATGCTTGGCTTCTCGAAGGAGGAGCTGCTAAGGAAGACCATTGTTAGCGTCGCGCATCCGGAAGAACGAGAGCAAGCGAAAAAATCTATCCCTGCGATACTCGCAAGCGGGGTGAAGAATCAAATCATCGAGAAGAGATTAATCAGGAAGGACGGAAGCATAATCTGGGCGAGTATTTCCGTCGCGCTCATCCAGGACCTGGAGGGGAAACCGGAATATCTGGTGGCGAATTTCCAGGACATGACCGAGCGAAACAAGTTCGAGGAGACTCTCCGAAACGAGCGAATAATCCTCAGGACACTCATCGATAGTTTGCCGAGCGCAGTGTACGTCAAAGATAGAGAATGCCGGGCGAGAGTAGTAAATCTTGCTGCCGTGAGAAATGGCGGAATGAAATCGGAATCGGAAATCATCGGCAAGACGGACTTCGACTTCTTCCCGAGAGAAATCGCGGAAGGTTTCTTCGCCGACGACCAGAAGGTGATAAAAGAAGGAAAACCGGTGCTCGACAGAGAGGAATATTTTTTCGATAACGAGGGCAAGAAACACTGGCAGCTTACGTCGAAGGTTCCGCTCTGCGATGAGACAGGGAAAGTCGTAGGTTTGGTTGGTGTCGGCACCGACATAACGGAAAGAAAACTTGAGGAGGAGCAACACCAGCGGGAGCGCATTCTCCTCAGAACGCTGGTCGATAATCTTCCCAACGCCGTGTTCGTGAAAGACAAAGAGTACAGGAAGGTCATCGCGAATCCTGCCCACATTCGACGTGTGGGATTGTCCACCGGACACGACATAACTTCGGAAAGCGAAATCCTGGGGAAAACTGATTTCGAAGTCTATCCAAAACATCTGGCTGAGGAATTCTTTATTGACGATCAGAAAGTCATACGAGACGGCCAATCGGTCATCAACCGCGAACAATTCGGTGTCGATCCGAGCGGCTATAAACGATGGGAGTTGATTTCTAAACTCCCACTGAGAGATGAGAAAGGTGAAATCATCGGGCTGGTGGGAATCACCTCCGAAATTACAAAGCAGAAGAGCGTAGAGGAAGCGCTCGAGCGTGAGCGGATTCTGTTGAAAACACTCATCGACAATCTTCCAAGCGCAATCTTCGCAAAGGACCGGGAATACAGGAAAATAATCGTTAACCCTGCACATGTGAAGCGAGTCGGCCTGAGCGTCGGACCCAAAGCAGAAGCTGAAATCCTTGGCAAGACAGATTTTGATATATATCCGATAGATCTGGCCGAAGGGTATTTCAATGAAGACCTGGAGATCGTCGAAGAAGGCCGACAGGTGCTTAATCGCGAAAGCCTGAACATCGACAAGAACGGTGAACGACACTGGGATCTGATCTCGAAAATCCCATTCCGTAACAGTGAAGGGAAGATAGCAGGGATGGTCGGGATCACGACAGACATAACTTCTCTGAAGGCAGCGGAGGAATCTCTCCTTCGTGAACGAACTCTGCTGAGAACACTTATCGACAACCTCCCCAGCGCTGTTTTCGTCAAAGACCGATCATATCGAAAAACGGTCGTGAACCCTGTTCATGTCAAAGACGTAAGAGCGCATCTCGAAAGCATCGGAGTCGAATCGTCGATAGATATTGTCGGGAAAACCGACTTTGATGTCTACCCGGCTGAACTGGCAGAGAAATTTATGATTGACGACAGGATGGTCCTGGAAGAAGGCGTCCCGGTGGTAAACAAGGAAGAGACCGCCTTCGACAGCCGCGGCGAGCAAAATTGGACCCTCGTTTCCAAAATTCCATTGAGAGACGATCAAGGCAACATTTCCGGACTGCTCGGAATTACAACGGACATCACCGCGTTCAAGCGGGCGCAGGAATCCCAGCAGCGCGAGCGCACGCTGATGAGAACACTTATCGATCATTTACCTAATGCGATCTTTGCGAAAGATAAAAACCTGCGCAAGATTCTTGTGAATCCTGCTCATGTGAAACGGATGGCCGCGCACATTGGCCCGATTACCGAGGAGCAGCTTCTCGGAAAGACGGATTTTGAAGTATGTCCTCCAGACATTGCGGACGCATACTTCAAAGATGACCAGAGAATGATGCGCGATGGCATAGCGGACCTGAACAGGGAACTCTACGAAACAGACGCCAACGGCCAGAAGCATTGGGAATTAATTTCCAAGATCCCGATCAGAGATTCGAACCGCGAGATCGTCGGGATAGTCGGCATCTCCACAGATATCACCGCATTAAGAGAGGCCGAGGAGGCGCTCAGGAAATCGGAAGCTGAGCTCCGAACTCTTTTCGCGTCCATGAAGGATGTGGTGTTCGTGGTGGATGGCGAAGGCAGATACCTTGAAGTTGCGCCCACCGATCCCACTCTTCTGTACAGACCTCCGCACGTACTACTAGGGAGGACCCTATATGAAATTTTCCCTAAAGACCAGGCAGATTCATTTCTTGCCGTCATCCGGGAAGCATTGAGATCTGGAGATCTGCAGAGCACAGAATACAGCCTGGAGCTAAGCGGTTCGACGGTCTGGTTCGATGCGAGCGTATCTCGAATGGCAGACAACCGCGTACTCTGGGTTGCGAGGGATATTACTCGCCGACGAACCGCAGAAGATGCCCTCAGGAGATCTGAAGAGACTCTCGCGCGCATTGCTTCGTCGATCGACGATGTAATTTACAGCCTGGACGGGAAAACCGGTGAATTCGCCTATATCAGCCCCGCGTTTGAAAGGAAGTTCGGATATTCGCTGTCCGATGTTCTGAAGATGGGAGGGAGATGGGCCTTTATTTCAAATGTAATAATGAGAGAAGATGTTCCCCTGATCGACCCGGTTGTCACCGTGATGCAGGAACAAGTGCTCGATGATGTCCCTGTATGGGAAAACTGGTGGCGCTGTAAAGACGGCACGCTTCTTTTCATCGAGGATCACTCGGTACCGACATACGAGAACGGCAAGCTGGTGCGTGTCGACGGAGTGTTGCGGGACGTGACGGAGAAAAAGAGCGCTGAAGACGCTAAACAGCGGGAGCGGATCCTGTTGCGAACACTCATCGATAATTTCCCTCACGCGATTTACGTGAAGGATTCGAACTACAAAACCATAATCGCCAACCCGGCGAGCCTGAAGTATACCGGACTTCCTTCCGAAGCCGATGTAATCGGAAAGACAGACTTCGACGTCTATCCGCTCGAAGAGGCGGAAAAGTTCTTTACCGACGACCAGAAAGTGATCAGGGACGGGCAACCCGTGCTGAACAGGGAGGAGTCCCTCATCGACGTCGAGGGAAAGAAGCATTGGCTCCTAACCTCGAAGATTCCCCTGCGCGATCAGAACGGAGCAATTACCGGTCTGGTGGGAGTCGGCATGGACGTCACTGAACGCAAAATGATAGACGAGGCGCTTCGCCAATCGGAAGCGGAACTTCGGGCACTCTTTAATTCGATGAACGATGTTATACTCGTGCTCGGCAGGGATGGAAAATTTCTGAAAGCTGCGCCAGCCAAGGATACGCTGCTGTACAGGCCGGCTGCGGAGATAGTTGGTAAAACGAATCGCGAGATCTTTCCCAAGGAACAATCCGATTTCTTTATGTCGATCATTGAAAAGACTCTCGCGACTAATACTGCGCAGAATGTCGAGTACGCCATCAATATCAGAGGAAAGGAAAAGTGGCGCGCCGCTGCCGTGTCGCCGATGTCCGAAGACTCTGTCCTGTGGGTCGCCCGCGACATTACCGAGCGCAAACAGATGGAGAGAGAAATAACCGAGTCGGAGCGAAAATACCGGGAACTCGTCGAGAACGCGCTGGTAGGTGTATACAAAACAACCGTCGATGGAGAATTCATTTACGCGAACAAAGCGATGGCTGACATTCTCGAATATGATTCTCCACAAATGATGATGTCTGCAAGTCTGCCGAAGCTTTACAAAAGCGTGCGCGAATGGGAATCGTTCACGGAAGATCTCAAGAAGGACGGCAAAACCGGGAAGAGCAAAGAATTCGAGTTCATTACCAGGACTGGCAAAATAAGAAACGTGCTTCTGAGCGCTTCCTTCGACGGCGACGTCGTCTCCGGAATGGTCAAGGACATCACAGAGATCAGAACGCTCGAACGGCAATTCATACAGACTCAGAAACTTGAAGGGCTCGGAAACATCGCCGCCGGAATCGCGCACGACTTCAACAATATTCTCGGTGTGATCCTGGGTTATTCCGAACTCCTTGGGCAGGGAACCTACGAAATCCAGAAATTCGACCGGGGCATAAAGGCTATTACCAAGGCTGCCGATCGAGGGAAGTCACTCGTTCAACAACTCCTGACATTTGCCAGGAAAACCGAAACTACGTTTGAGTCCATCAACCTGAACGAGATCATTGGTGAGACCGAACGACTAATCGAAGAGACGTTCCCGAAGACAATTGAAATAACTACAGACTGCAGAAGCGATATACCTTTGGTTATGGCAGACTCCACGCAAATCCAACAGGTACTTCTCAATCTCTGCGTCAATTCACGGGATGCAATGTCAAAGGGCGGTACTCTCACAATTGGCACGAGAACGGTGCACGGGAAAACTCTCGAGGAACGGCATTTTGCCGCTGCGGACAAAGAGTACGTGGAAGTCAGGATCTCCGACACCGGCTCAGGCATGGACAAGATGACGAGACAGCACATCTTCGAGCCTTTCTTTACCACGAAAGATGTAGGTAAGGGAACGGGCCTCGGTCTTTCTGTCGTCTACGGGATCGTCGAGAGCCACAGAGGTTTCATCGATGTTGCCAGCGAACTTGGAAAAGGGACCGATGTCTTCGTGTACTTTCCTGCCCAGCGAGAAGGCGCCTCCGGGAGTGAGCTGGTAAAGGAAATGGCCGAAGACTTCCCGACCGGAAAAGGTACCGTGCTCGTCATCGAAGACGAGGAGATGTTGAGAGACTTGTTGACGACGATTCTAACTTCGAAGGGCTACGAAGTTATCCTCTCGCACGATGGAGAGGAGGGAATTGAAACATTCAGGCGCGAGAAAGATCGGATCGCGGTGGTCATCTCAGATCTTGGTCTTCCGAAGATGAGCGGTGAATCGGTGGTGAGCGCGGTTAAGGAGATTAATCCGCACGCCAGGGTCGTAATCGCAAGCGGGTTCATCGATCCGGAAGTCAAAGCGTCTCTTGAGAAAATTGGCGTGGATCAATTTATCCAGAAGCCGTACAAGGCTGCTGAAGTCTTCAGGGCGGTGCGAGATGCGATTGCTGATTCGGGGTTCAAAGGGGAGCATTAG
- a CDS encoding PGPGW domain-containing protein gives MNKTIKQIRRLMIAVVGFTLLISGVVMFVLPAPGLLVVLLALAILGTEFLWARNLLHHVRKRFQKKNNGDQS, from the coding sequence ATGAACAAAACGATCAAACAAATCCGCAGACTTATGATAGCCGTCGTGGGCTTCACACTCCTAATCAGTGGAGTCGTGATGTTCGTTCTCCCTGCACCCGGCCTCCTCGTCGTTCTTCTCGCGCTCGCGATACTCGGGACAGAGTTTCTCTGGGCTAGAAACCTTCTCCATCACGTCAGGAAACGCTTTCAAAAGAAAAACAATGGCGATCAATCGTAA
- a CDS encoding cellulase family glycosylhydrolase, producing MQKILILLCSVLMASFLEACSSFLFWGKPDYVRVDGMQFEFDGKPFYYTGTNMWDGCYLGSTGNTGDRPRLLRELDDLKSLGITNLRVLGASEESYIENSLKPAIQIKPGVYDENLLDGLDFLLSELDKRGMHAVIFLNNYWEWSGGMAQYVDWANGGGGVDAANGNYAAFMDYSASFYVNQKAQSLFYNFVTDLVTRRNQYDGRYYYEEPSIMAWELANEPRPGRDDRYLQQYYQWIDSTAHFIHALDPNHLVTTGSEGLIGNLQDSTIFVTCNRSKYIDYLTFHLWPKNWGWFDAKNIDKTYSRTESNAIGYIDKHIALARVLDKPIVMEEFGMPRDSELCKPGTPTTARDRYFRKILRIIYDSAATGAPIAGTNVWGWGGEGRGLHPDDRWQPGDPFTGDPPQEAQGLNSIYDVDTTTLAIFNRNAMEMIALRKSESLLEQKKLAELRK from the coding sequence ATGCAAAAAATTCTCATCCTGCTGTGTTCGGTTCTTATGGCGTCCTTCCTGGAGGCGTGCTCAAGTTTTCTTTTCTGGGGTAAACCTGATTACGTGCGAGTCGACGGGATGCAATTTGAATTCGATGGCAAACCGTTCTACTATACCGGAACAAACATGTGGGACGGCTGTTACCTCGGCTCGACGGGCAATACAGGCGATAGGCCGAGACTCCTCAGAGAACTCGACGATCTGAAATCGCTTGGCATCACTAACCTGCGCGTCCTCGGTGCTTCTGAGGAATCATATATAGAGAACTCTCTCAAACCTGCGATCCAGATTAAGCCGGGAGTCTACGACGAGAATTTACTGGACGGACTGGATTTCCTTCTTTCAGAATTGGACAAGAGGGGCATGCACGCAGTGATTTTCCTGAACAATTACTGGGAGTGGTCGGGCGGCATGGCGCAATACGTCGACTGGGCGAATGGCGGTGGCGGTGTCGATGCCGCAAATGGAAATTATGCGGCCTTCATGGACTACTCCGCTTCATTCTACGTGAATCAAAAAGCACAATCCCTCTTCTACAATTTTGTTACGGATCTCGTGACGAGAAGAAACCAGTATGACGGCCGTTATTATTATGAAGAGCCCTCAATAATGGCGTGGGAACTCGCGAACGAACCTCGTCCAGGTCGGGATGATAGGTATCTTCAACAGTATTACCAATGGATAGATTCTACAGCGCACTTCATCCACGCCCTCGATCCGAATCACCTTGTGACAACAGGTAGCGAAGGACTAATCGGCAACCTGCAAGACTCCACGATCTTCGTGACTTGCAACCGGTCGAAGTATATAGACTATCTGACATTTCATCTCTGGCCGAAAAACTGGGGATGGTTCGACGCAAAGAACATCGACAAGACCTATTCGAGGACTGAATCGAATGCAATCGGTTACATCGACAAACATATCGCACTGGCGCGTGTGCTGGACAAACCGATTGTCATGGAGGAATTCGGAATGCCGCGCGACAGCGAGCTCTGCAAGCCCGGCACTCCGACGACCGCGAGAGACAGGTATTTCAGGAAGATCCTCAGGATTATCTACGACAGCGCCGCCACCGGCGCGCCTATTGCCGGCACAAATGTCTGGGGCTGGGGCGGAGAAGGGAGAGGACTCCACCCGGACGACAGATGGCAGCCGGGTGACCCTTTTACAGGAGACCCGCCTCAGGAAGCTCAGGGTCTCAACTCGATTTACGATGTGGACACTACAACCCTTGCCATTTTCAATCGGAACGCAATGGAGATGATTGCGCTCCGGAAAAGTGAAAGTCTTCTGGAACAGAAAAAGCTTGCTGAATTGAGGAAGTGA
- a CDS encoding discoidin domain-containing protein, translated as MNAIFTRLFIKMNPAILLLALPIMIGFTSEPVRSQSRTHYANKEIFLSGINIAWVNYANDLGASPDLTQFATEFKTVHDNGGNVLKFWMHVDGVQTPVYNDTGLVTGPGQYMIQDLKQILSLASQYSVGIMMTLWSHDLLSTDELDSAQLYRNAKLFTDTAYTMAYIRNALIPMVDSLKGNPAIQSWNIVIEPEGFSDVLGWGNRVHVPIADIQRFVNLIAGAIHRTDTSALVTLDANTMQSNTDVQSPAGTIQGQFNVSSLSPQQVSQYTNEFNILHRTNMTTADWVAYMQKISLAGNTNYYTDARLKAAGGDSDGTLDFYTVDYYSGAGTSYSPFLHNCSAYMLDKPLVIGEFFMAPTDGLADGVLYPRLYNNGYAGALMWAWAEDQTKTSLTDTWSALQYMFANYRNDIIVFPKTGSIYVFSATPGTIQKTDSTVIRWDAEPGSTVTFNGLSESSVKDSVIVSPLVTTSYTLTASGMVNDTSRLTVTVLPTGRIMSFKATPLQIGTGESTSLVWQVVKNSTATLNNATVPVVDSIVVYPDVVNNTYTLLTEGDEHDSTTISIQVLPPDQVDRAYQGTVTASSNDTVTYTFSNPQNIVDGNNFTRWQASASPTAQWVRIDMGNLFAVTQVTIRWGNHAYAKSYSLQLAPDNVNWIVVKSQSNGTGGTNYVETVSGLQDTARYLALLLLSQGTNGAYSIAEIMVQGTLATGVRSTNDLLPKTYSLSQNFPNPFNPSTRIRFALPNAGDVTLTVYDVLGREVETLLHQRMSPGNYELDFDASRLSSGVYFYSLRAGSYFVTKKMLLLK; from the coding sequence ATGAACGCAATCTTTACGAGGTTATTCATAAAGATGAATCCGGCGATCTTGTTATTGGCGTTGCCGATAATGATCGGATTTACATCTGAACCCGTTCGTTCTCAATCCAGGACTCACTACGCGAACAAGGAAATTTTCTTGAGCGGGATCAATATCGCGTGGGTAAATTACGCTAACGACCTGGGTGCAAGTCCCGACCTCACACAATTCGCCACCGAGTTCAAGACTGTTCACGACAATGGTGGGAACGTTTTGAAATTCTGGATGCATGTCGACGGTGTACAAACGCCTGTGTACAACGACACCGGATTGGTGACCGGGCCCGGGCAGTACATGATCCAGGACCTCAAGCAGATCCTCTCGCTTGCGAGTCAATATAGCGTCGGGATTATGATGACTTTATGGTCGCACGACCTGCTGAGCACAGATGAGCTGGACTCGGCCCAATTATACCGGAACGCGAAACTATTCACCGACACTGCGTACACCATGGCGTACATAAGAAACGCTTTGATTCCGATGGTCGACTCCTTGAAAGGCAACCCGGCAATCCAGTCGTGGAACATCGTGATCGAGCCGGAAGGGTTCAGCGACGTGCTCGGCTGGGGCAATCGCGTGCATGTGCCGATTGCCGACATTCAAAGATTCGTGAACCTGATCGCCGGCGCAATCCACCGCACAGACACGAGCGCACTTGTTACGCTGGACGCGAACACGATGCAGTCAAACACTGACGTGCAATCGCCTGCCGGCACCATCCAGGGTCAGTTCAACGTGAGCAGTCTTTCTCCGCAGCAAGTAAGTCAGTACACAAATGAATTCAACATTCTCCACCGGACTAACATGACCACCGCCGACTGGGTCGCGTACATGCAAAAGATCTCGCTGGCGGGAAATACAAACTACTACACCGACGCGCGCCTCAAGGCAGCAGGCGGAGATAGCGACGGTACGCTCGATTTCTACACCGTCGACTACTACAGCGGAGCGGGAACGTCATACAGTCCTTTCCTGCATAATTGCAGCGCATACATGCTTGACAAGCCCCTTGTCATCGGAGAATTCTTTATGGCGCCGACCGACGGGCTTGCCGACGGGGTCTTATATCCCAGGTTATACAATAACGGATATGCAGGCGCGCTCATGTGGGCCTGGGCAGAGGATCAGACCAAGACGTCGTTGACGGATACATGGAGTGCACTGCAGTACATGTTTGCAAATTACAGGAACGATATCATCGTGTTCCCGAAGACCGGAAGCATATATGTATTCAGTGCGACACCGGGCACGATTCAGAAAACAGACAGCACAGTAATTAGATGGGATGCGGAGCCCGGCTCGACGGTCACATTTAACGGCTTGAGCGAGTCATCGGTTAAGGACAGCGTGATAGTCTCGCCTCTCGTAACCACCTCTTACACCTTAACCGCCTCTGGCATGGTGAACGATACGTCGAGGCTGACGGTCACAGTCCTGCCGACGGGAAGAATCATGAGCTTTAAGGCAACTCCCCTTCAAATCGGTACAGGAGAGAGCACTTCGCTTGTCTGGCAGGTGGTCAAAAATTCTACGGCCACACTTAACAATGCGACTGTGCCGGTCGTAGATTCCATCGTGGTTTATCCGGATGTGGTCAACAATACTTACACGCTTCTCACCGAGGGAGACGAGCACGATTCGACGACGATCTCGATACAGGTTCTCCCGCCGGATCAAGTAGACAGGGCATACCAAGGAACGGTGACTGCTTCGTCGAACGATACCGTAACATACACCTTCAGCAATCCTCAGAATATTGTCGATGGCAACAACTTCACGCGTTGGCAGGCTTCCGCCTCCCCGACGGCTCAATGGGTTAGGATTGACATGGGAAATTTGTTTGCCGTCACCCAGGTTACCATCCGGTGGGGAAACCATGCATACGCGAAATCTTACTCTCTACAGCTCGCTCCTGACAACGTGAATTGGATCGTGGTAAAGTCACAGTCAAACGGAACCGGCGGTACAAACTACGTCGAGACGGTTTCTGGATTGCAGGACACGGCGAGATACCTCGCACTCTTGTTACTAAGCCAGGGGACCAACGGAGCTTACTCGATTGCAGAAATAATGGTTCAGGGGACGCTTGCTACGGGTGTGCGATCTACAAATGATTTGCTTCCAAAAACATATTCACTGTCTCAGAATTTCCCGAACCCATTCAACCCGTCGACCCGTATAAGATTCGCGCTGCCGAATGCGGGAGACGTGACACTGACCGTGTACGATGTATTGGGCCGGGAAGTAGAAACGCTTCTTCACCAGCGAATGTCGCCGGGAAATTACGAATTGGATTTCGATGCTTCGCGACTCAGCAGCGGTGTTTACTTCTATTCGTTAAGAGCCGGGAGTTATTTTGTGACTAAGAAGATGTTGCTTTTGAAGTAG